One Glycine max cultivar Williams 82 chromosome 4, Glycine_max_v4.0, whole genome shotgun sequence DNA segment encodes these proteins:
- the LOC100788998 gene encoding protein DEK codes for MATETLEDTKPPLQDDDRAKSEIPEKDASSDDAAAKSRDANAGDKDGASDNQEVEEKDAAEEKKEEIDEDEEEEEDEVEEKEKGKGKKSKKDPVTPAPSERPTRERKTVERFSVPSPAKSARSSASKGLIIEKGRGTQLKDIPNVAFKLSKRKPDDNLHMLHTLLFGKKTKAHNLKRNIGQFSGYVWTENEDKQRAKVKERIDKFVKEKLLDFCDVLNIQINKTNMKKEELSAKLLEFLESPHATTDILLADKEQKGKKRTRKSVPSKSPGEASTETPAKKQKQTSQSGKKQKPSSDDEEDDKAELSDAKDVSQEDEDVAVPNNESDDERSKSEEQKEKSKSHKRTSKKSVKENSVSKADRTSSAKKTPVKDAKSIEKIKKKTTSKKSVAEHDSASASVKSKQPASKKQKTVSEKQDTKGKTASKKQTDKSSKALVKDQGKSKSNKKAKAEPTKQDMHAVVVDILKEVDFNTATLSDILRQLGTHFGLDLMHRKAEVKDIITDVINNMSDEEDEEAENDGDADKDDDGDDDDDDA; via the exons ATGGCCACCGAAACCCTAGAAGACACCAAGCCTCCCCTCCAGGACGACGACCGTGCGAAATCGGAGATTCCCGAGAAAGACGCTTCCTCGGACGACGCCGCGGCAAAATCCCGGGACGCGAATGCCGGCGACAAAGACGGAGCATCTGACAATCAGGAAGTAGAAGAGAAAGACGCCGCTgaggagaagaaagaagagatcgacgaagacgaagaagaagaggaagacgaagtggaagagaaagagaagggtaAGGGTAAGAAGAGTAAGAAGGATCCAGTTACACCGGCGCCGAGTGAGAGGCCCACGAGGGAGAGGAAAACGGTGGAGCGCTTCTCTGTGCCCTCGCCGGCTAAGTCTGCAAGGTCCTCCGCTAGTAAAGGTTTGATAATTGAAAAg GGACGTGGCACGCAGCTCAAGGATATCCCAAACG TGGCTTTCAAGTTGTCAAAGAGAAAACCTGATGACAATCTGCATATGCTTCATACTTTACTgtttggaaagaaaacaaag GCACACaatttaaagagaaatataGGCCAGTTTTCTGGTTATGTGTGGACTGAAAATGAG GACAAACAGAGGGCCAAGGTAAAGGAAAGGATTGACAAATTTGTCAAAGAAAAGTTGTTGGACTTCTGTGATGttcttaatattcaaataaacaaGACCAATATGAAGAAG GAGGAGCTGTCAGCAAAGTTGTTGGAATTTTTGGAGTCCCCTCATGCTACAACTGATATTCTACTTGCTGATAAAGAACAG AAAGGTAAAAAGAGAACCAGAAAGTCAGTCCCTAGCAAATCTCCTGGGGAAGCATCTACAGAGACACCTGCCAAG AAGCAAAAACAAACTTCCCAATCTGGGAAAAAGCAAAAACCGTCTTCTGATGATGAGGAGGATGATAAAGCTGAACTTTCAGATGCAAAAGATGTTTCTCAGGAAGATGAAGATGTTGCAGTACCGAACAATGaaagtgatgatgaaagaagtaaATCAGAGGAACAGAAAGAGAAATCAAAGTCTCACAAGCGTACTTCCAAAAAATCTGTTAAAGAGAATTCAGTTAGCAAAGCTGATAGAACCTCATCTGCCAAGAAGACCCCTGTTAAAGATGCCAAGagcattgaaaaaattaaaaaaaagacaactTCAAAAAAGAGTGTTGCTGAGCATGACAGTGCTTCTGCCTCCGTTAAGTCAAAGCAACCTGCATCCAAGAAACAGAAAACTGTTAGTGAAAAGCAGGACACTAAGGGGAAAACTGCAAGCAAAAAACAAACTGACAAATCTTCAAAGGCTTTGGTTAAGGATCAAG GGAAAAGTAAAAGTAATAAGAAGGCCAAGGCAGAACCCACTAAGCAGGACATGCATGCTGTAGTTGTTGATATTCTGAAGGAAGTAGATTTCAATACT GCAACTTTATCCGATATCCTCAGGCAACTTG GTACCCACTTTGGTCTGGATTTAATGCATAGAAAAGCAGAGGTGAAGGATATAATTACAGATGTAATTAATAACATGTCTgatgaggaagatgaagaagctgAGAATGATGGTGATGCAGATAaagatgatgatggtgatgatgatgatgatgatgcatga
- the LOC100793384 gene encoding omega-hydroxypalmitate O-feruloyl transferase: MSSIKLNVKQQGEPTRVLPAEETEKGLYFLSNLDQNIAVPVRTVYCFKSGSRGNEDAAQVIKESLSKILVPYYPMAGTLRISSEEKLIVDNPGEGAVFVEAEADFDIEEIGDLTKPDPDALGKLVYYVPGAPSILEMPLMTVQVTKFKCGGFTLGLCMIHCMKDGLCAMEFVNAWSQIARGLNLKTPPFLDRTIIKARDPPKIEFQHTEFAEIEDISNTKKLYEEENMLYRSFCFDTEKLDMLKKKATEDGVLEKCSTFEALSGFVWRARTAALGMQPDQQTKLLFAVDGRKRFVPPIPKGYFGNAIVLTNSLCNAGELLKNPLSFSVGLIREAIDMVTDSYMRSAIDYFEVTRARPSLTATLLITTWTKLSFHTADFGWGEPLCSGPVTLPEKEVILFLSHGQERKSVNVLLGLPSSAMVIFEALMMMQV; encoded by the exons ATGTCTAGCATTAAACTTAACGTAAAGCAGCAAGGAGAACCGACACGAGTTCTGCCAGCAGAGGAAACAGAAAAGGGACTCTACTTCCTCTCAAACCTAGACCAGAACATTGCTGTTCCGGTGCGCACGGTTTATTGCTTCAAATCTGGTTCTAGAGGAAACGAGGATGCTGCACAAGTTATCAAGGAATCCTTGTCAAAGATTCTTGTCCCTTACTACCCCATGGCCGGTACGTTGAGGATAAGCTCCGAAGAGAAGTTAATAGTGGATAACCCGGGGGAGGGTGCAGTGTTCGTTGAGGCTGAAGCAGATTTTGACATTGAAGAGATTGGGGACTTGACAAAGCCTGACCCTGATGCTCTTGGGAAACTGGTGTACTATGTTCCTGGTGCTCCAAGTATTCTTGAGATGCCTCTTATGACTGTTCAG GTGACAAAGTTCAAATGCGGAGGATTTACATTGGGGCTATGCATGATCCACTGCATGAAAGATGGACTTTGTGCCATGGAGTTTGTGAATGCATGGAGCCAGATAGCCCGAGGTTTGAACTTAAAGACCCCACCATTTCTCGACCGAACCATAATCAAAGCACGTGACCCTCCCAAGATAGAGTTCCAACACACCGAGTTTGCCGAAATAGAAGACATATCAAACACTAAAAAACTCTACGAGGAAGAAAACATGCTCTACAGATCCTTCTGCTTCGACACTGAGAAGCTCGACATGCTCAAGAAAAAGGCCACAGAAGATGGGGTTTTGGAAAAGTGCTCCACTTTTGAAGCACTCTCAGGTTTTGTATGGAGGGCTCGAACTGCAGCATTAGGAATGCAACCTGATCAACAAACGAAGCTTCTGTTTGCGGTTGATGGAAGGAAAAGATTTGTGCCACCAATACCAAAAGGGTACTTTGGGAATGCTATTGTGTTGACAAATTCGTTGTGTAATGCTGGGGAGTTATTGAAGAACCCTTTGTCATTTTCTGTGGGACTGATTCGTGAAGCTATTGACATGGTCACAGATAGTTACATGAGATCTGCCATTGACTATTTTGAAGTCACAAGAGCTAGGCCTTCTTTAACAGCTACCCTTTTGATCACAACTTGGACTAAGTTGTCTTTCCACACCGCCGATTTTGGCTGGGGAGAACCTCTTTGTTCTGGCCCTGTGACCCTGCCAGAGAAAGAAGTTatcttgttcttgtcacatGGTCAAGAAAGGAAAAGCGTAAATGTTCTTCTGGGTTTGCCTAGTTCTGCTATGGTAATTTTTGAAGCATTAATGATGATGCAGGTGTGA